In Candidatus Cloacimonadaceae bacterium, the DNA window CATTGTTCAAACCACTGAAAACACTGTGGCATTTGTGCATGGCGGACCTTTTGCAAATATCGCCCAAGGCGCAAACAGCATCCTCGCCACCAAAACGGCGTTGCGGCTCTCAGACTATGTGGTTACCGAAGCTGGGTTTGGCTTTGATCTCGGAGCTGAGAAGTTCTTTGATCTCGTCTGTAAGTACGGAGGGTTCTGCACGGACGCGGTTGTGCTCGTGGCAACGGTGCGCGCCCTCAAGGTGCATGGCGGAGCCAAGCTAAAGGATCTCTCCGTGCCCGATCCCAAAGCCGTGGAAGGGGGGCTGGTCAACCTCGCCAAGCACATGGAAAACATCCACAAATTCGGCATGAAATCCATCATCGCCATCAACCGTTTTCCCTCGGACACCGATGAGGAGATCGGTATTATCGTTGACTTTGTCCGCGCGAACGATTTTGAGGTTTCCGTTGTGGAATTCCATGCCCAAGGCGGAGCCGGAGGTCTCGACCTGGCACAAAAAGTTATCGACATGGTGGACAAAGACTTCTGCCAATACCGCGGGCTCTACGACTGGAACGATACGGTGGAAAACAAGATATTCACCATCGCTTCCGAGATCTACGGCGCGCAGAAAGTTGACTATACCACCGAAGCCAAGGCAGATCTGAAAAAGATCAAGAAGTATGGCTTTGACAAACTGCCCATTTGCATCGCAAAGACGCAGAAATCCCTATCGGACAACCCTGAACTGATCGGAAGGCCAAAGGACTTCCTCGTCACCGTGCGCGAGATCGTCATCGCCAGCGGTGCGGGATTCCTGGTTCCCATCACTGGCGAAATCATGCGCATGCCCGGTTTGCCGAAACATCCTTCTGCCGAAGTGATCGACGTCGAAGGAGACGGAAACATCATCGGACTTTTTTGATCCAACTAATGGCAACCGGAGTAAAACACCATAATTGAGAATTGGTGGGAAACATAACGCTTGACAGAATCAGGGCTATTGCACATTTTACACGCCAACCTGAGGGGGAACCAAAGTATGAAAAAA includes these proteins:
- a CDS encoding formate--tetrahydrofolate ligase, which codes for MQSDLDIAHQVRLLPIDEIAAKIGLKPDDLDHYGDFKAKIRYKALFATKDNPIGKLILVSAITPTPAGEGKTTVSIGLSQALNKLGKKSIVAIREPSLGPVFGIKGGAAGGGWSQVLPMEDINLHFTGDFHAVTAANNTLAALIDNYIYYDNELHLDPRRITWKRVLDVNDRMLRHIVIGLGGSKQGFPREDGFDITPASEIMAILCLSNNMDEIKERIGKITVGFTYSGEPVHVHQLGFEGAIAALLKDALKPNIVQTTENTVAFVHGGPFANIAQGANSILATKTALRLSDYVVTEAGFGFDLGAEKFFDLVCKYGGFCTDAVVLVATVRALKVHGGAKLKDLSVPDPKAVEGGLVNLAKHMENIHKFGMKSIIAINRFPSDTDEEIGIIVDFVRANDFEVSVVEFHAQGGAGGLDLAQKVIDMVDKDFCQYRGLYDWNDTVENKIFTIASEIYGAQKVDYTTEAKADLKKIKKYGFDKLPICIAKTQKSLSDNPELIGRPKDFLVTVREIVIASGAGFLVPITGEIMRMPGLPKHPSAEVIDVEGDGNIIGLF